From the Streptomyces nodosus genome, the window ACCTCGCGGGGCCGGCCTTCGCCCGCCCGGGCACCTGCCCGGTCGGGCCCCGTCGGTCCGCTTTTCGCCCCGCCGGGCGCCCAGGTCCCCGCCGGGCGGCCGGGCCCTCGTCGGTGCCGCGTTCCGGCTGTGCGACGGCCGTGGCACGGCGCGGCACACCGCCCGTCCGACGCGAGAAGGACATGCCTGCGAGGAGACCGGTGGTGACGGAGAGGAGACAAGGCCATGTCTGTCATGCGAGTGGCCCAGGTGGCGGAGCCCGGAGGATCCTTCGAGATCGTCGAGCGGGAGCTGCCCGAGCCGGGACCGGGCCATGTGCGGATCGCGGTGGAGGCCTCGGGTGTCTGCCACACCGACGCGGTGTTCGTCCGGCCTCCCTCTCCCGGCATCACGTTCCCCCTGGTGACCGGGCACGAGGTGGCCGGCCGCATCGATGCGCCGGGCGAGGGGGTGGACGGCTGGAGGACCGGCGACCGGGTCGAGGTGGGGTGGTTCGGGGGACACTGCGGCCGCTGCCGTCCGTGCCGCCGGGGCGACTTCATCAGCTGCCGCTTTCTCAAGGTCCCGGGGCGGGATTACGACGGCGGATACGCCACTCATATGGTCGCGCCGGTCCAGGCCCTGGCCCGCATCCCCGAGGGGCTCGACCCGGTCGATGCCGCTCCGCTCGGCTGTGCGGGGGTCACCTCCTTCATGGGCCTGCGCAACAGCGGGGCCCGTGCCGGTGACCTCGTGGCGGTCCTCGGCGTCGGGGGCCTCGGCCATCTCGGCGTCCAGTACGCGGCGAAGATGGGGTTCGAGACCGTGGCGATCGCCCGCGGCCGGGACAAGGAGGAACTGGCCCGGCGGCTGGGCGCCGAGCACTACATCGACAGCACGGCCTCCGACCCCGCCCGGGCGCTCGAGGAGCTGGGCGGGGCACAGGTCGTCCTGGGGACCGCGGCCAGCTCCGAGGCGATGGCGGCGACGGTCGACGGACTCGCCCCGCGCGGGAAGCTGGTGGTGATCGGGGTGACCGCGCAGTCCCTCGGGGTGACACCCGCACAGCTCATCGGCGACAGCCTGTCCCTTCAGGGGCATCCGTCGGGAACGGCGCTCGAGGTCGAGGACACCATGGCCTTCAGTGTGCGCACCGGCGTCCGCCCGATGGTGGAGACGGTTCCGCTGGACGAGGTCGGCGAGGCCTTCGCACGCATGCTCTCCGGGGCGGCGCGCTTCCGGATGGTGCTGACCGTCGGCGCCTGACACCCCCACCACCGGTGCGGGCCGGCCGAAGTCAGCGGCCCGCACCGGGGATCCACGGCCCCTCGGCGCGAGGGCGTCAGCGGTTGAACGCCGGGAAGCCGAACCGCTGGGCGATGGGCAGGCCGTCGCCCTTGGCGTCGGTGGCGTTGACGGCGTACACCAGGGTCCTGGACAGGTCCCGGGTGGCGGCGATCACCGCGGCACAGCCGGGGCGCGAGCCCGTCTTGCCCCAGATGACCCTGCCGTTCAGCTCGATCCGCTCGAGCCCCGCGGCGTAGGTCGCGTCCGGCACGCCCGCCGGGAGCGTGAACATCTCCTCGAGCTGCGGCTCGGACACCACACGGCCGCGGAACAGCGCGACCAGCAGTCGTTCGAGGTCGGCGGTGGTCGAGATCATGTCCCCGGCCGCGAACCGGTCGGACATGTTCCAGTCGGTGACATCCACCAGTGCGCCGTCGAGCCAGTCGTATCCGCGGTTGTGCGGGCCGTGGATCAGCGGGTCGGGACCGTTCGGGAACGAGCTGTCCCGCATGCCGAGCGGCCGGAAGACGCGTACGGCCGCCTGATGCGCGTAGGAGTCGCCGGTGACCTTCTCGATCAGCAGGCCGAGCACCGTGTAGTGGATGTTGTCGTAGTCCTGCTGTGTGCCGGGGTCGGATCCGGGACCCTTGGCGACGGCGCCCCGCACGACCTGGCGCGGTGTCAGCGTCTCGAAGCGGTGCGGGTATCCGTCCTCGACGGTGTCACCGAGGGACGGGCCGGACTGCAGTCCGCTGGTGTAGTTCAGCAACTGCCGTACGGTGATGGGCTTGAAGCGCTCGGTGAGCAGTCCCGGCAGATAGTGCTGCACGGTGCCGTCCAGGCTGATCCGCCCCTCGGCGACGAGTTGCAGCACGATCGCGGCGGTCACCACCTTGGTCACCGAACCGGCTCGGAACCGGGCGTTCTCCAGCGCCGGCGCCCCGGTGCGGATGTCCCGTACCCCCGCCACCCCGTGCCAGGTGCCCTTGCCGCCCACACGGATCAGCGCGGCGGTGGCGTCCTGGTCGGGCAGCCCGGCGAGCGCAGCGCACAGGGCCTCGGAGTCGGGTCCCTCCGCCGTGGCGGGCGGGCTCACCCGGGCCGTGCAGGACGAGGGCG encodes:
- a CDS encoding alcohol dehydrogenase, encoding MSVMRVAQVAEPGGSFEIVERELPEPGPGHVRIAVEASGVCHTDAVFVRPPSPGITFPLVTGHEVAGRIDAPGEGVDGWRTGDRVEVGWFGGHCGRCRPCRRGDFISCRFLKVPGRDYDGGYATHMVAPVQALARIPEGLDPVDAAPLGCAGVTSFMGLRNSGARAGDLVAVLGVGGLGHLGVQYAAKMGFETVAIARGRDKEELARRLGAEHYIDSTASDPARALEELGGAQVVLGTAASSEAMAATVDGLAPRGKLVVIGVTAQSLGVTPAQLIGDSLSLQGHPSGTALEVEDTMAFSVRTGVRPMVETVPLDEVGEAFARMLSGAARFRMVLTVGA
- a CDS encoding serine hydrolase domain-containing protein yields the protein MQLRPSAVALATVLALGLTALPLSGTALARSAPPSSCTARVSPPATAEGPDSEALCAALAGLPDQDATAALIRVGGKGTWHGVAGVRDIRTGAPALENARFRAGSVTKVVTAAIVLQLVAEGRISLDGTVQHYLPGLLTERFKPITVRQLLNYTSGLQSGPSLGDTVEDGYPHRFETLTPRQVVRGAVAKGPGSDPGTQQDYDNIHYTVLGLLIEKVTGDSYAHQAAVRVFRPLGMRDSSFPNGPDPLIHGPHNRGYDWLDGALVDVTDWNMSDRFAAGDMISTTADLERLLVALFRGRVVSEPQLEEMFTLPAGVPDATYAAGLERIELNGRVIWGKTGSRPGCAAVIAATRDLSRTLVYAVNATDAKGDGLPIAQRFGFPAFNR